Proteins encoded within one genomic window of Cellulomonas xiejunii:
- a CDS encoding sodium-translocating pyrophosphatase: MQLGATSITIVTAIAVIGLAALVVAAVLRRQVLAAGEGTASMQQIAVAVQEGASAFLSRQFRTLAVFAAVVCALLFLLPGDSGVKIGRSVFFLVGAGFSAAIGFLGMWLATRANVRVAAAASGPDGRAEGARIAFRTGGVVGMAVVGLGLVGASLVVLLYRGNAPAVLEGFGFGAALLAMFMRVGGGIFTKAADVGADLVGKVEQGIPEDDPRNPATIADNVGDNVGDCAGMAADLFESYAVTLVAALILGRAAFGEEGMVFPLIVTAVGALVAALGVAITRVRGDESGLAAINRGFYVSALVGVVLASAAAYVYLPGTFAELPGGTTGLEGHAGDPRLVASLAVLIGVVLAGVILWVTGYFTGTTSKPTLHVARTTLTGPATVVLSGIGVGFESAVYTTGIIAAAICGVFLLAGGSVPLALFLIALAGCGLLTTVGVIVAMDTFGPVSDNAQGIAEMSGDVTPEGAQILTDLDAVGNTTKAVTKGIAIATAVLAATALFGSYADAVRTALDGISGGLGGDLVEAMMSYDIINPITLVGVILGGATVFLFSGLAIDAVTRAAGAIVFEVRRQFRDNPGIMTGEVRPEYARVVDMCTRDSLRELATPGLLAAFAPIAVGFGLGVGPLAGFLAGTIATGVLMAVFLSNSGGTWDNAKKIIEDGSYGGKGSPAHAAAVIGDTVGDPFKDTAGPAINPLIKVMNLVSVLIAPAIVAVSVGEDANHTLRLTIALVATAIAFGAVIASRLRAAKVDREGRLEHETQLVG, from the coding sequence ATGCAGCTCGGTGCCACGAGCATCACGATCGTCACGGCGATCGCCGTGATCGGACTGGCGGCCCTCGTGGTCGCCGCCGTGCTCCGTCGCCAGGTCCTGGCGGCCGGTGAGGGCACGGCCTCGATGCAACAGATCGCCGTCGCGGTGCAGGAGGGCGCCTCGGCGTTCCTGAGTCGGCAGTTCCGCACGCTCGCCGTGTTCGCCGCGGTCGTCTGCGCGCTGCTGTTCCTGCTGCCGGGGGACAGCGGGGTCAAGATCGGGCGGTCCGTGTTCTTCCTCGTCGGCGCCGGGTTCTCCGCCGCCATCGGGTTCCTCGGGATGTGGCTCGCGACCCGCGCCAACGTGCGCGTCGCGGCGGCCGCCTCGGGGCCGGACGGCCGCGCGGAGGGTGCGCGGATCGCGTTCCGCACCGGTGGCGTGGTCGGCATGGCCGTCGTCGGCCTCGGCCTGGTGGGTGCGTCGCTCGTCGTGCTCCTCTACCGCGGTAACGCCCCGGCGGTGCTGGAGGGCTTCGGGTTCGGTGCGGCGCTGCTCGCGATGTTCATGCGCGTCGGCGGCGGCATCTTCACCAAGGCCGCCGACGTGGGTGCGGACCTGGTCGGCAAGGTCGAGCAGGGGATCCCCGAGGACGACCCGCGCAACCCCGCCACGATCGCCGACAACGTCGGCGACAACGTGGGTGACTGCGCCGGGATGGCCGCGGACCTGTTCGAGTCCTACGCGGTCACGCTGGTCGCGGCCCTCATCCTCGGCCGGGCGGCGTTCGGCGAGGAGGGCATGGTGTTCCCGCTGATCGTCACGGCCGTGGGCGCGCTCGTCGCCGCCCTCGGCGTCGCGATCACGCGGGTGCGGGGTGACGAGAGCGGGCTGGCGGCGATCAACCGCGGCTTCTACGTCTCGGCGCTCGTGGGCGTGGTGCTCGCGTCGGCCGCGGCGTACGTGTACCTCCCGGGGACGTTCGCCGAGCTGCCGGGGGGTACGACGGGCCTCGAGGGCCACGCGGGTGACCCGCGCCTCGTCGCGTCGCTCGCCGTGCTCATCGGCGTGGTCCTCGCGGGCGTCATCCTGTGGGTCACCGGCTACTTCACCGGCACCACGAGCAAGCCCACGCTGCACGTGGCGCGCACGACCCTCACAGGCCCCGCCACCGTCGTGCTGTCCGGCATCGGCGTGGGCTTCGAGTCCGCGGTCTACACGACGGGCATCATCGCGGCGGCCATCTGCGGCGTGTTCCTGCTCGCCGGCGGCTCGGTGCCGCTCGCGCTGTTCCTCATCGCGCTCGCGGGCTGCGGCCTGCTGACGACCGTCGGCGTCATCGTCGCCATGGACACGTTCGGCCCGGTCAGCGACAACGCGCAGGGCATCGCGGAGATGTCGGGCGACGTGACGCCCGAGGGCGCGCAGATCCTCACGGACCTCGACGCCGTCGGCAACACCACCAAGGCCGTCACCAAGGGCATCGCCATCGCGACGGCCGTGCTCGCGGCGACCGCGCTGTTCGGCTCCTACGCGGACGCGGTCCGCACGGCGCTCGACGGCATCTCCGGAGGGCTCGGCGGGGACCTCGTGGAGGCGATGATGTCGTACGACATCATCAACCCGATCACCCTCGTCGGCGTGATCCTGGGTGGCGCGACGGTCTTCCTCTTCTCGGGGCTGGCCATCGACGCGGTGACGCGCGCCGCGGGCGCGATCGTCTTCGAGGTGCGTCGCCAGTTCCGCGACAACCCCGGGATCATGACGGGCGAGGTGCGCCCCGAGTACGCCCGGGTCGTCGACATGTGCACGCGCGACTCGCTGCGCGAGCTGGCGACCCCCGGGCTGCTGGCCGCGTTCGCGCCGATCGCCGTCGGCTTCGGCCTGGGCGTCGGGCCGCTCGCGGGGTTCCTGGCCGGGACCATCGCCACGGGCGTGCTCATGGCCGTGTTCCTGTCGAACTCCGGCGGTACCTGGGACAACGCGAAGAAGATCATCGAGGACGGCAGCTACGGCGGCAAGGGCTCGCCGGCCCACGCGGCCGCCGTCATCGGCGACACCGTCGGCGACCCGTTCAAGGACACCGCCGGCCCGGCGATCAACCCGCTCATCAAGGTGATGAACCTGGTGTCCGTGCTGATCGCCCCGGCCATCGTCGCGGTGTCCGTCGGGGAGGACGCGAACCACACCCTGCGTCTGACCATCGCGCTGGTCGCGACGGCCATCGCGTTCGGCGCGGTCATCGCCTCCCGGCTGCGTGCCGCGAAGGTCGACCGTGAGGGTCGGCTCGAGCACGAGACCCAGCTCGTCGGCTGA
- a CDS encoding SigE family RNA polymerase sigma factor, whose amino-acid sequence MTAWQDALDELVRTRGRALVGYAYLLTGDPREAEDLVQDALVRTFTRGRGTREVASAEAYVRRAILTTYVDGFRRRRHWATIRHLAAVPEPSPPDGPHAGPEPVVTTRLAVQQALALLPPRERACIVLRHFEDMTVAQVADALSLSIGTVKRYLSDATRTLETHLGDLAGVDEAPAHHTDEVLVTVRRSR is encoded by the coding sequence GTGACCGCCTGGCAGGACGCGCTGGACGAGCTCGTCCGCACGCGTGGTCGTGCGCTCGTCGGGTACGCGTACCTGCTGACCGGTGACCCGCGTGAGGCCGAGGACCTCGTGCAGGACGCGCTGGTTCGTACGTTCACGCGCGGCCGCGGCACGCGGGAGGTCGCGTCCGCGGAGGCGTACGTGCGGCGCGCGATCCTCACGACGTACGTCGACGGCTTCCGCCGACGACGGCACTGGGCCACCATCCGGCACCTCGCCGCGGTCCCCGAGCCCAGCCCGCCCGACGGGCCGCACGCCGGGCCGGAGCCCGTGGTCACGACGCGCCTCGCGGTCCAGCAGGCGCTCGCCCTGCTGCCGCCGCGCGAGCGGGCCTGCATCGTGCTGCGCCACTTCGAGGACATGACGGTGGCGCAGGTCGCCGATGCGCTCTCCCTGTCGATCGGCACCGTCAAGCGCTACCTGTCCGACGCCACACGCACGCTCGAGACCCACCTCGGTGACCTCGCGGGAGTCGACGAAGCCCCCGCGCACCACACCGACGAGGTCCTCGTCACCGTCCGGAGGTCACGATGA
- a CDS encoding anaerobic ribonucleoside-triphosphate reductase activating protein, with protein sequence MTARHDAGPGGPVQGSSGPDGWEQQASSLQIAGLTPLSTVDWPGRLVATAFLQGCPWRCTYCHNSAILDTRLPGVVAWSTVTDLLRRRRGLLDGLVLSGGEPTRQAGVVAAAREVKEAGFLVGLHTAGAYPARLPDLLPYVDWVGLDIKAPAHLYRAITRTGGETTTADKAFESLRMVLDSGVDVQVRTTVDPTVLTDADVTDLTAALADLGVRDHVLQQVRPDGTSDEYAQALARVPRERLHRG encoded by the coding sequence GTGACAGCTCGCCACGACGCCGGACCGGGCGGCCCCGTGCAGGGGTCGTCCGGCCCGGACGGCTGGGAGCAGCAGGCCTCGTCCCTGCAGATCGCCGGCCTGACGCCGCTGTCGACGGTCGACTGGCCGGGCCGGCTCGTCGCGACGGCGTTCCTGCAGGGGTGCCCGTGGCGGTGCACGTACTGCCACAACAGCGCGATCCTCGACACCCGGCTGCCGGGCGTCGTGGCGTGGTCCACGGTCACGGACCTGCTGCGCCGGCGCCGGGGGCTGCTCGACGGCCTCGTGCTGTCCGGTGGCGAGCCGACGCGGCAGGCGGGTGTCGTCGCGGCGGCGCGCGAGGTCAAGGAGGCCGGGTTCCTCGTCGGTCTGCACACCGCAGGCGCCTACCCCGCGCGGCTGCCCGACCTGCTGCCGTACGTCGACTGGGTGGGCCTGGACATCAAGGCCCCGGCGCACCTGTACCGCGCGATCACGCGCACGGGCGGGGAGACGACGACCGCCGACAAGGCGTTCGAGTCCCTGCGCATGGTGCTGGACAGCGGGGTGGACGTGCAGGTGCGCACGACCGTCGACCCGACGGTTCTCACCGACGCCGACGTCACGGACCTGACGGCGGCGCTGGCGGACCTGGGCGTGCGCGACCACGTGCTGCAGCAGGTCCGTCCCGACGGGACGAGCGACGAGTACGCGCAGGCCCTCGCGCGCGTCCCGCGGGAGCGTCTGCACCGGGGATGA
- a CDS encoding RNA polymerase sigma factor produces MPTHEDVDDDTLGVLARERGRALFGYAYLLTGDRGTAEDLVQDALVRTFSRLRAGTDVAHAEAYVRAAILHLHLDALRRRGRWTAVRHLLHVPGDEAVRDPAAAVATGSAVHDALATLAPQERVAVVLRHVEDLTVPDVAAQMGLAVGTVKRYLSTGSAKLAQRLGPLPDDGEHVVVHAREAR; encoded by the coding sequence GTGCCGACGCACGAGGACGTCGACGACGACACTCTCGGGGTGCTCGCGCGCGAGCGCGGTCGGGCGCTCTTCGGGTACGCCTACCTGCTGACGGGTGACCGCGGCACCGCCGAGGACCTCGTGCAGGACGCGCTCGTGCGCACGTTCTCGCGGCTGCGGGCCGGCACCGACGTCGCGCACGCGGAGGCGTACGTCCGCGCGGCGATCCTGCACCTGCACCTCGACGCGCTGCGGCGGCGCGGGAGGTGGACGGCGGTGCGGCACCTGCTGCACGTGCCCGGCGACGAGGCCGTCCGCGACCCGGCTGCGGCCGTCGCGACCGGGTCGGCGGTGCACGACGCCCTGGCGACGCTCGCACCGCAGGAGCGGGTCGCAGTGGTCCTGCGGCACGTCGAGGACCTCACCGTGCCCGACGTCGCGGCGCAGATGGGACTCGCCGTCGGCACCGTCAAGCGCTACCTGTCGACAGGGTCGGCGAAGCTCGCGCAGCGGCTGGGGCCCCTGCCCGACGACGGTGAGCACGTCGTCGTCCACGCCCGGGAGGCACGATGA
- a CDS encoding ribonucleoside triphosphate reductase produces MPQDSRTGTPVVVDVASTVDEYLDRSDWRVNANANQGYSLGGLILNTAGKVIANYWLNEVYPSEVGQAHRDGSMHVHDLDMLSGYCAGWSLRTLLQEGLNGVPGKVEARPPKHFSAAIGQIVNFLGTMQNEWAGAQAFSSFDTFMAPYVRLDNLTYTEVRQGIQELIYNLNVPSRWGTQTPFTNLTFDWTCPADLADQTPFVADEPCDFTYGDLQVEMDMLNRAYMEVMTEGDASGRVFTFPIPTYNITKDFPWESENAERLWAMTAKYGLPYFQNFINSDMEPGDVRSMCCRLQLDLRELLKRGNGLFGSGEQTGSIGVVTVNCARLGFLHPGDEESLLTDLDRLLDLARTSLELKRTTIQRLMDEGLFPYSRRYLGSLDSHFSTIGVNGLNEMVRNFTGDLYDITDERGHAMALRVLDHVRERMVEFQEETGNLYNLEATPAEGTTYRFAKEDKKRYPSILQAGTSEHPYYTNSSQLPVGFTDDPFEALERQDELQTRYTGGTVLHLYMSERISTPEACRELVKRALSTFRLPYLTVTPTFSICPAHGYLSGEHPTCPTCEEDGEVTTCEVWTRVMGYHRPVSSFNIGKQGEHAERVPFLETAGAPA; encoded by the coding sequence ATGCCGCAGGACAGCCGCACCGGCACCCCGGTCGTCGTCGACGTCGCGTCGACCGTCGACGAGTACCTCGACCGCAGCGACTGGCGGGTGAACGCGAACGCCAACCAGGGGTACTCGTTGGGTGGGCTGATCCTCAACACGGCCGGCAAGGTCATCGCCAACTACTGGCTGAACGAGGTCTACCCCTCCGAGGTCGGCCAGGCGCACCGTGACGGGTCGATGCACGTCCACGACCTCGACATGCTGTCCGGCTACTGCGCCGGATGGTCCTTGCGCACGCTGCTGCAGGAGGGCCTCAACGGCGTGCCCGGCAAGGTCGAGGCGCGCCCCCCGAAGCACTTCAGCGCCGCGATCGGCCAGATCGTCAACTTCCTCGGCACGATGCAGAACGAGTGGGCCGGCGCGCAGGCTTTCAGCAGCTTCGACACGTTCATGGCGCCGTACGTCCGGCTCGACAACCTCACGTACACCGAGGTGCGCCAGGGCATCCAGGAGCTCATCTACAACCTCAACGTGCCGTCGCGCTGGGGCACGCAGACGCCGTTCACGAACCTCACGTTCGACTGGACGTGCCCGGCGGACCTCGCGGACCAGACGCCGTTCGTCGCGGACGAGCCGTGCGACTTCACGTACGGCGACCTGCAGGTCGAGATGGACATGCTCAACCGCGCGTACATGGAGGTCATGACCGAGGGCGACGCGTCGGGTCGCGTCTTCACGTTCCCCATCCCGACGTACAACATCACCAAGGACTTCCCGTGGGAGTCGGAGAACGCCGAGCGGCTGTGGGCGATGACGGCGAAGTACGGCCTGCCGTACTTCCAGAACTTCATCAACTCCGACATGGAGCCGGGTGACGTGCGGTCGATGTGCTGCCGCCTCCAGCTCGACCTGCGCGAGCTGCTCAAGCGCGGCAACGGGCTGTTCGGCTCCGGCGAGCAGACCGGCTCGATCGGCGTCGTGACCGTCAACTGCGCGCGCCTCGGGTTCCTGCACCCCGGGGACGAGGAGTCGCTGCTGACGGACCTGGACCGGTTGCTGGACCTCGCGCGCACCTCCCTGGAGCTCAAGCGCACGACGATCCAGCGGCTCATGGACGAGGGGCTGTTCCCGTACTCGCGCCGCTACCTCGGCTCGCTGGACAGCCACTTCTCGACGATCGGCGTCAACGGCCTCAACGAGATGGTCCGCAACTTCACCGGTGACCTGTACGACATCACCGACGAGCGCGGCCACGCGATGGCGCTGCGCGTCCTGGACCACGTGCGCGAGCGCATGGTCGAGTTCCAGGAGGAGACCGGCAACCTCTACAACCTCGAGGCCACGCCCGCGGAGGGCACGACGTACCGGTTCGCCAAGGAGGACAAGAAGCGTTACCCGTCGATCCTGCAGGCCGGGACCTCCGAGCACCCGTACTACACCAACTCCTCGCAGCTGCCGGTCGGCTTCACGGACGACCCGTTCGAGGCGCTCGAGCGCCAGGACGAGCTGCAGACGAGGTACACGGGCGGCACGGTCCTGCACCTGTACATGTCGGAGCGCATCTCGACGCCCGAGGCCTGCCGCGAGCTGGTCAAGCGCGCGCTGAGCACGTTCCGCCTGCCCTACCTGACGGTCACGCCGACCTTCTCCATCTGCCCGGCGCACGGCTACCTGTCCGGCGAGCACCCCACGTGCCCGACGTGCGAGGAGGACGGCGAGGTCACGACGTGCGAGGTGTGGACGCGCGTCATGGGCTACCACCGGCCCGTCAGCTCGTTCAACATCGGCAAGCAGGGCGAGCACGCCGAGCGTGTGCCGTTCCTCGAGACCGCGGGCGCGCCCGCGTGA
- a CDS encoding STAS domain-containing protein: MEVQVTTEDVGARTVVRVAGEVDVASADRLRERLAVLLSQGRTDLVVDLTGVTFLDSTGLGLLVGTLKRVRLAGGRLELVVDSERLLKVFRITGLTQVFAIHDTLDGALAP, translated from the coding sequence ATGGAGGTGCAGGTGACCACCGAGGACGTCGGTGCGCGCACGGTCGTCCGCGTCGCGGGGGAGGTCGACGTCGCGTCGGCCGACCGGTTGCGCGAACGCCTCGCGGTCCTGCTCTCGCAGGGCCGCACGGACCTGGTCGTCGACCTCACGGGCGTCACGTTCCTGGACTCCACGGGTCTGGGGCTGCTCGTCGGCACCCTCAAGCGCGTGCGGCTCGCCGGGGGCCGGCTCGAGCTCGTCGTCGACTCCGAGCGGCTCCTCAAGGTCTTCCGCATCACGGGCCTCACGCAGGTCTTCGCGATCCACGACACGCTGGACGGCGCGCTCGCGCCCTGA